In Mercurialis annua linkage group LG5, ddMerAnnu1.2, whole genome shotgun sequence, a single genomic region encodes these proteins:
- the LOC126679740 gene encoding uncharacterized protein LOC126679740 yields MAKSLRSKREKRLRAIRRDMLESHYDQKDVAKLAALQAAISAPKLPVKQPNSPFAAMDVAAPSNSNMDVEMAGDNQTKDSLKPIGKKLKKKLKLAKRNRRGKGGKGKRNHI; encoded by the exons ATGGCGAAGTCATTGAGATCGAAACGAGAGAAGAGACTGAGAGCAATAAGAAGAGATATGTTAGAGTCTCATTACGACCAAAAAGATGTGGCAAAGCTTGCAGCTTTACAAGCTGCAATTTCTGCCCCTAAATTACCTGTTAAACAGCCCAATTCCCCTTTTGCTGCTATGGATGTCGCCGCCCCATCAAATTCCAACATGG ATGTGGAAATGGCGGGTGACAATCAGACTAAGGATTCATTAAAGCCTATAGGCAAGAAGCTCAAAAAGAAATTGAAGCTGGCAAAACGCAATCGTCGTGGTAAGGGAGGGAAGGGCAAGAGGAATCACATTTAA
- the LOC126682308 gene encoding receptor-like protein EIX2 codes for MKTNFLSLLLPVLLYFGLNPCHAQITAAKCIDTERSALVAFKDGVQDPSGRLSSWVGDDCCSWKGVGCNNQTGHIVKLDVRNPFQFRTLDVYSLTESEVTEYSSLCLTGELSSSLVRLKYLNYLDLSLNNFEGVQIPDFLGSFKNLRYLNLSYASFSGLVPTVLGNLSNLQYLDLNGYSYNVSVASGLYIEDLEWVSKLSFLKHLDLDFIQIDSTDGAWLNAVNMMPYLLELHLHECQLSDMFVSLPFVNFTSLSVLDVSKNSFNSSIPTWLFNLTNLTKLDLSSNSFGGSFPIEFGDLTALEELNLELNVIGGHLPSSLGKLCKLKNLKLGGNNLSGEITQLMDSFNDCPSASLVSFSVNSNEFSGELPASLGNLRNLQYLDLAYNSFWGSIPSSFGNLSSLQVLYLHINKMNGSIPESFGQLSLLVDLNLMTNPWEGVITEIHLMNLSSLQTLMLTTNPGKSLVLNVSYDWVPPFRLKHIELKNCKVGPSFPMWLQVQSELDIAVLNNVGISDIIPEEWFSKLASQLVLLDLSKNYIKGKLPIELEFPKLDLLDLSSNGFEGLLPRWSTNVTQLYLHNNSFSGTLPESIGELMPRLRNLHASDNRLNGSIPSSICKLVDLQVLSLRNNDLHGELIDCWETMQSLWVVDVSNNNLSGSIPGSLGYLRSLGMLLLSKNNLVGEIPYSLKNCSALSTIDFGGNRLSGEIPSWLGVNVQSIFMLRLRSNLLSGQIPRQICNLRYLHFLDLARNKFSGVIPSCFDNLTALVYGNSSEQYYHRFQYRLAYFMEQTIVVTKGREYEFNRNIGLLNAIDLSENNLEGEIPDEITSLKALRVLNLSRNHLSGSIPEKIGNLRLLDTFDLSDNNLSGTIPQSLSSLTFVSHLDFSYNNLSGKIPTGNQLQTLNASAIYEGNPFVCGFPLQVKCPGEEIDNLEPPRTDDEKENDSMFPELYYSIGIGFVAGFCGVVSVFYVRNKKSAGAGQSTNSDSW; via the coding sequence ATGAAGACtaattttctttctcttttacttCCCGTTCTCTTATATTTCGGTTTGAATCCATGCCATGCACAGATCACAGCAGCCAAGTGCATTGACACCGAGAGATCAGCACTTGTTGCTTTCAAAGATGGTGTCCAAGATCCATCTGGTCGGCTATCTTCTTGGGTCGGTGATGATTGCTGCAGCTGGAAAGGTGTTGGGTGTAATAATCAAACAGGACATATTGTCAAGCTTGATGTTCGAAACCCGTTTCAGTTTAGAACACTTGATGTTTATTCTTTGACAGAATCTGAAGTTACTGAATATAGTAGCTTATGTCTAACTGGTGAGTTGAGTTCGTCCTTGGTACGTTTGAAGTATCTGAATTACTTGGATTTGAGTTTGAACAACTTTGAAGGAGTACAAATCCCTGACTTTCTTGGTTCTTTCAAGAATTTGAGGTATTTGAATCTATCTTATGCTTCATTTTCTGGGTTAGTTCCTACTGTTCTAgggaacttgtcaaatttgcaGTATCTTGATCTTAATGGATATTCATATAACGTTTCTGTTGCTTCTGGGCTGTATATTGAAGACCTAGAATGGGTTTCTAAGCTATCATTTTTGAAGCATCTTGACTTAGATTTTATACAAATTGATAGCACAGATGGGGCTTGGTTAAATGCAGTTAATATGATGCCTTATTTGTTGGAATTGCATTTACATGAGTGTCAATTAAGTGATATGTTTGTCTCTCTTCCTTTTGTTAATTTCACTTCACTTTCTGTTCTTGATGTTTCTAAAAATTCCTTCAACTCTTCGATACCGACATGGCTGTTTAATCTTACTAACCTTACTAAGCTTGATTTGAGCTCGAATTCTTTCGGTGGTTCTTTTCCTATTGAGTTTGGTGATTTGACAGCTCTTGAAGAGCTTAATTTGGAGCTGAATGTTATAGGAGGCCACTTGCCAAGCTCACTAGGGAAGCTTTGTAAACTGAAGAACCTAAAACTTGGAGGAAATAATCTCAGTGGAGAGATTACTCAACTGATGGATAGTTTTAATGATTGCCCTTCTGCTAGTTTGGTTTCATTTAGTGTAAATTCTAATGAATTTAGTGGGGAGTTGCCTGCTTCTCTTGGGAATCTAAGGAACCTGCAATATCTTGATCTTGCCTATAACTCTTTTTGGGGTTCAATTCCTTCATCATTCGGAAACTTGTCATCATTGCAAGTCCTTTACCTTCACATAAATAAGATGAATGGAAGCATCCCTGAGAGCTTCGGCCAGCTCTCTTTGCTTGTCGATTTGAATCTTATGACCAATCCATGGGAAGGTGTTATCACCGAAATTCATCTGATGAATCTGAGCAGTCTACAGACTTTGATGCTTACGACGAACCCAGGTAAGTCTTTAGTGCTAAATGTGAGTTATGATTGGGTTCCTCCGTTCAGGCTGAAGCATATTGAGCTCAAAAATTGCAAAGTTGGCCCGAGCTTTCCCATGTGGCTACAAGTTCAGAGCGAACTTGATATTGCGGTACTCAATAATGTTGGAATCTCTGACATTATACCTGAAGAATGGTTTTCCAAGTTAGCTTCTCAACTAGTTCTTTTGGATCTCTCTAAGAACTACATCAAGGGGAAGCTTCCAATCGAATTGGAATTCCCCAAATTGGATCTGTTGGACTTAAGTTCTAATGGATTTGAAGGCCTTCTTCCGCGCTGGTCAACGAATGTAACACAGCTGTATCTCCACAACAATTCATTTTCAGGGACTCTCCCTGAAAGTATTGGTGAACTAATGCCGAGACTGCGTAATTTGCATGCCTCTGACAATCGTCTGAATGGTTCGATTCCGTCATCCATTTGTAAGTTGGTGGATTTGCAAGTTCTTTCCTTAAGGAACAATGACCTTCATGGAGAACTTATTGATTGTTGGGAAACTATGCAATCTTTGTGGGTTGTGGATGTGTCAAACAACAATCTGTCGGGAAGCATCCCCGGCTCACTTGGTTACTTACGATCGCTTGGAATGTTGTTACTGAGCAAGAACAATCTAGTTGGGGAAATTCCATATTCGTTGAAAAATTGTTCGGCGTTATCAACAATTGACTTCGGAGGGAACAGACTTTCAGGAGAAATTCCTTCATGGCTGGGAGTAAATGTACAATCCATTTTCATGCTTCGCCTTCGATCAAACTTGCTGAGTGGACAGATACCGCGACAGATTTGCAATCTTCGGTATCTTCATTTCTTAGACCTTGCCAGAAACAAATTTTCCGGGGTTATTCCAAgctgttttgataatttgactGCTCTAGTATACGGAAACAGCAGTGAGCAATACTATCACCGCTTTCAGTACCGGTTGGCCTACTTCATGGAGCAAACCATAGTCGTGACAAAAGGAAGAGAGTACGAATTTAACCGGAACATCGGGTTACTGAACGCCATTGATCTTTCAGAAAACAATCTAGAAGGTGAAATTCCTGATGAAATAACAAGTCTTAAAGCACTGCGAGTCTTGAATTTATCACGGAATCATTTAAGCGGAAGCATTCCGGAGAAGATAGGAAATCTGAGACTTTTGGACACATTTGATCTGTCAGACAACAATCTTTCAGGGACTATTCCTCAAAGCTTGTCTTCATTAACATTTGTAAGTCACTTAGATTTCTCATATAACAACTTATCAGGAAAGATTCCTACAGGAAATCAGCTGCAAACACTGAATGCTTCAGCCATTTATGAGGGCAATCCGTTTGTATGTGGATTTCCATTACAAGTCAAGTGTCCCGGAGAAGAGATAGACAACCTCGAACCTCCTCGAACGGAcgatgaaaaagaaaatgattcCATGTTTCCTGAGTTGTACTATAGCATTGGAATTGGGTTTGTTGCAGGGTTTTGTGGTGTAGTTAGTGTATTTTATGTGAGGAACAAAAAAAGTGCAGGAGCAGGACAATCAACAAACTCAGATTCTTGGTGA
- the LOC126679865 gene encoding peptidyl-prolyl cis-trans isomerase FKBP13, chloroplastic has translation MNSLAFSLANYTKLKISNTSSLPITTNLDTPANLRLASSAQRLETLSSDEPNVVRRREAIGVGFCVCIVDLLLLSRPSSAAEAGPCELTVAPSGLAFCDKVVGFGPEAVKGQLIKAHYVGKLENGKVFDSSYNRGKPLTFRVGVGEVIKGWDEGIVGGNGVPPMQAGGKRILKIPSALGYGIRGAGCKGGSCIIPPDSVLLFDVEFVGKA, from the exons ATGAATTCCTTAGCATTTTCACTTGCTAATTACACAAAACTCAAAATATCAAACACATCATCACTACCCATCACTACAAATCTTGACACACCAGCAAATCTGAGGCTGGCATCCTCAGCCCAGAGGCTAGAAACTCTGAGTTCTGATGAACCAAATGTGGTGAGGAGAAGAGAAGCAATTGGTGTTGGATTTTGTGTATGCATTGTTGATCTTCTTTTGCTGTCAAGACCAAGTTCAGCAGCTGAAGCAGGTCCGTGCGAGCTCACTGTTGCTCCTTCTGGCCTGGCCTTCTGCGACAAGGTTGTGGGCTTTGGTCCTGAGGCTGTTAAGGGACAGCTTATCAAG GCACATTATGTTGGGAAATTGGAGAATGGAAAGGTATTTGATAGCAGTTACAATAGAGGAAAGCCTCTCACATTTCGTGTAGGCGTTGGTGAG GTGATTAAAGGATGGGATGAAGGAATTGTTGGTGGTAATGGAGTTCCTCCTATGCAAGCCG gaGGAAAACGTATTTTGAAGATTCCTTCAGCACTGGGATATGGCATTAGAGGTGCTGGCTGCAAAGGAG GGTCATGCATCATTCCTCCGGATTCAGTTCTGCTGTTTGATGTAGAGTTTGTTGGGAAGGCATAA
- the LOC130014746 gene encoding receptor-like protein EIX2: MFYPLHCLSIMHTDFLSLLLPILFYFHSMISFSPCHAQITAAKCIDTERSALLAFKDGVRDPSGRLSSWVGDDCCNWKGIGCNHQTGHVMKLDVRNPFQFRTLEAYSLTETEVAEYRGLCLSGELSSSLLHLKYLSYLDLSLNNFKGVRIPQFLGSFKNLRYLNLSYASFTGLVPSNLGNLSNLEYLDLDGYSYNIFGSTGLYIRNPQWVSKLSFLKHLNMDLVQIYSTNGAWLNAVNMLPFLLELHLHECQLTDMLVVLPFVNFTSLSVLDVSKNSFNSSIPTWLLNLTNLTKLDLSSNSFGGSFPIEFGDLTALEELNLELNGYIGGHLPSSLGKLCKLKNLNLGSNNLSGEITQLMDGFYDCPSASLVSFSVNSNGFSGELPASLGNLRNLQYLDLAFNSFRGSIPSSFGNLSSLRVLYLHANEMNGSIPESFGQLSLLVDLSLNGNPWQGVITETHLMNLSSLRTLMLSTNPDKSLVLNVSYGWVPPFRLKQVELLNCKVGPSFPMWLQVQSELDIVRLNYVGISDIIPEEWFAKLSSHLVALDLSKNYIKGKLPIELEFPKLDTLDLSSNGFEGLLPRWSTNVTQLYLHNNSFSGTISETIGELMPRLRNLHASDNRLNGSIPSSICKLVDLQVLSLRNNDLHGELIDCWGTMQSELWVVDVSNNSLSGSIPGSLGYITSLGMLLLSKNNLVGEIPSSLKNCSALTTIDLGGNRLSGEIPSWVGVNLQSIFMLRLRSNLLSGQIPRQLCNLRYLHFLDLARNNFSGVIPSCFDNLTALVYGNSSEKYYRYFQFRWAYFMEQTMVVTKGKEYEFNRNIGLLDAIDLSENNLEGEIPDEITSLKALRVLNLSRNHFSGSIPEKIGNLRLLDTLDLSDNNLSGIVPQSLSSLTFVSHLDFSSNNLSGKIPTGNQLQTLNASAIYEGNPFVCGFPLQVKCPGEEIDNLKPPGEDDEGENDSMFPEFYYSIGIGFFAGFCGVVLYFTM, translated from the coding sequence ATGTTTTATCCGCTTCACTGCCTTTCAATCATGCACACAGATTTTCTCTCCCTTTTACTCCCCATTCTCTTTTATTTCCATTCTATGATCAGCTTCAGTCCATGCCATGCACAGATCACAGCAGCCAAGTGCATTGACACTGAGAGATCAGCGCTACTTGCTTTTAAGGATGGTGTTCGAGATCCATCTGGTCGGTTATCTTCTTGGGTCGGGGATGACTGCTGCAACTGGAAAGGTATTGGGTGTAATCATCAGACAGGACATGTTATGAAGCTTGATGTTAGAAACCCGTTCCAGTTTAGAACTCTTGAAGCTTATTCTTTGACAGAAACTGAAGTTGCTGAATACAGAGGTTTGTGCTTGAGCGGTGAGTTGAGTTCGTCTTTGTTACATTTGAAGTACTTGAGTTACTTGGATTTGAGTTTGAACAACTTTAAAGGAGTTCGAATCCCTCAGTTTCTTGGTTCTTTCAAGAATTTGAGGTATTTGAATCTATCTTATGCTTCATTTACTGGCTTGGTTCCTTCTAATCTTGGGAATTTGTCAAATCTGGAGTATCTTGATCTTGATGGCTATTCATATAACATTTTTGGTAGTACTGGTTTGTATATTAGAAACCCACAGTGGGTTTCTAAGTTATCATTTTTGAAGCATCTTAACATGGATTTAGTACAAATTTATAGCACAAATGGGGCTTGGTTAAATGCAGTTAATATGTTGCCTTTTTTGTTGGAATTGCATTTACATGAGTGTCAACTTACTGATATGCTTGTCGTTCTTCCTTTCGTTAATTTCACTTCACTTTCTGTTCTTGATGTTTCTAAAAATTCCTTCAACTCTTCGATACCGACATGGCTGTTGAATCTTACTAACCTTACTAAGCTTGATTTGAGCTCGAATTCTTTCGGTGGTTCTTTTCCTATCGAGTTTGGTGATCTGACAGCTCTTGAAGAGCTTAATTTGGAGCTGAATGGTTATATTGGAGGCCACTTGCCAAGCTCACTAGGGAAGCTTTGTAAACTGAAGAACCTAAATCTTGGATCAAATAATCTCAGTGGAGAGATTACTCAACTGATGGATGGTTTTTACGATTGCCCTTCTGCTAGTTTGGTTTCATTTAGTGTGAATTCTAATGGTTTTAGTGGGGAATTGCCTGCTTCTCTTGGGAATCTAAGGAACCTGCAATATCTTGACCTTGCCTTTAACTCTTTTCGGGGTTCGATTCCTTCCTCTTTTGGAAACTTGTCATCGTTGCGAGTCCTTTACCTTCACGCAAATGAGATGAATGGAAGCATCCCCGAGAGCTTCGGCCAGCTCTCGCTGCTAGTAGACTTGTCCCTTAATGGCAATCCATGGCAAGGTGTTATCACAGAAACTCATCTGATGAATCTGAGCAGTCTACGGACTTTGATGCTTTCGACTAACCCGGATAAGTCTTTAGTGCTGAATGTGAGTTATGGTTGGGTTCCTCCCTTCAGACTGAAGCAAGTTGAACTCCTAAATTGTAAAGTTGGTCCTTCGTTTCCCATGTGGCTACAAGTTCAGAGTGAACTTGATATTGTGAGACTCAATTATGTTGGAATCTCTGATATTATACCTGAGGAATGGTTTGCCAAGTTATCTTCTCACCTAGTTGCCTTGGATCTCTCTAAAAACTATATCAAGGGGAAGCTTCCAATCGAATTGGAATTCCCAAAATTGGATACCTTGGACTTAAGTTCAAATGGATTTGAAGGCCTTCTGCCGCGGTGGTCAACAAATGTAACACAACTGTATCTTCATAACAATTCATTCTCAGGGACTATATCTGAAACTATTGGTGAACTAATGCCGAGATTGCGTAATTTGCATGCCTCTGACAATCGTCTAAATGGTTCGATTCCTTCATCCATTTGTAAGTTGGTGGATTTGCAAGTTCTTTCCTTAAGGAACAATGATCTTCATGGAGAACTCATTGATTGTTGGGGAACTATGCAATCGGAACTGTGGGTTGTGGATGTGTCAAACAACAGTCTGTCAGGAAGCATCCCTGGCTCACTTGGCTACATAACATCACTCGGAATGTTGTTACTGAGCAAGAACAATCTAGTTGGGGAAATTCCATCTTCCTTGAAAAATTGCTCGGCATTGACAACCATTGACCTCGGAGGGAATAGACTTTCAGGAGAAATTCCATCGTGGGTGGGAGTTAATTTACAATCCATTTTCATGCTTCGCCTTCGATCAAACTTGCTGAGTGGACAGATACCACGACAGCTTTGCAATCTTCGGTATCTTCATTTCTTAGACCTTGCCAGAAACAATTTTTCCGGGGTTATTCCGagttgttttgataatttgacaGCTCTAGTATACGGAAACAGCAGTGAGAAATATTATCGTTACTTTCAGTTCCGTTGGGCCTACTTCATGGAACAAACCATGGTTGTGACGAAAGGAAAAGAGTACGAGTTCAACCGGAATATCGGGTTACTGGATGCCATTGATCTATCAGAGAACAATCTAGAAGGTGAAATTCCTGATGAGATTACGAGCCTTAAAGCGTTAAGAGTCTTGAATTTGTCAAGGAATCATTTTAGCGGAAGCATTCCAGAGAAGATAGGAAATCTGAGACTTTTGGACACACTTGATCTGTCAGACAACAATCTTTCAGGGATAGTTCCTCAAAGCTTGTCTTCATTAACATTTGTAAGTCATTTAGATTTCTCATCAAACAACTTATCAGGAAAGATTCCCACAGGAAATCAGCTGCAAACACTGAATGCTTCGGCCATTTATGAGGGCAATCCATTTGTATGTGGATTTCCGTTACAAGTCAAGTGTCCTGGAGAAGAAATAGACAACCTCAAACCTCCTGGAGAGGACGATGAAGGAGAAAATGATTCCATGTTTCCAGAGTTCTACTATAGCATTGGAATTGGTTTCTTTGCAGGATTTTGTGGTGTAGTTTTGTATTTCACAATGTGA